A DNA window from Mucilaginibacter xinganensis contains the following coding sequences:
- the rpmD gene encoding 50S ribosomal protein L30, with amino-acid sequence MAKIKITQIKSVIDRSERQKRTVEALGLRKINHSVEVEATAAIIGMVKKVNHLVAVENI; translated from the coding sequence ATGGCAAAAATCAAAATAACTCAGATTAAAAGCGTGATCGATAGAAGTGAGCGCCAAAAACGTACGGTTGAGGCCCTGGGCTTAAGAAAGATCAACCACAGTGTAGAAGTTGAAGCTACTGCAGCTATCATCGGTATGGTTAAAAAAGTTAATCACCTTGTAGCGGTAGAAAATATTTAA
- the rplX gene encoding 50S ribosomal protein L24, which produces MEKKQHTQPTKLKIKKGDLVKVIAGDSKGSEGKILEVILEKGRAIVEGANMVSKHTKPNAAKPNGGIVKQEAAIAISNLMLVDPKSGKPTRVGRKKNDAGKLVRFAKISGEEIK; this is translated from the coding sequence ATGGAAAAGAAACAACACACACAACCAACCAAACTTAAGATCAAAAAAGGTGATCTGGTGAAGGTTATAGCCGGCGATTCAAAAGGATCAGAAGGTAAGATATTAGAAGTAATATTAGAAAAAGGCAGAGCTATTGTTGAAGGTGCCAATATGGTATCAAAACATACTAAACCTAACGCAGCAAAACCAAACGGCGGAATTGTTAAGCAGGAAGCTGCTATAGCTATTTCAAACCTGATGCTGGTTGATCCTAAATCAGGAAAACCAACCCGCGTAGGCCGTAAAAAGAATGATGCCGGTAAATTAGTAAGGTTTGCAAAAATATCAGGAGAGGAAATTAAGTAA
- the rplN gene encoding 50S ribosomal protein L14 produces the protein MVQQESRLNVADNSGAKEVLVIRVLGGTGKRYASIGDKIVVTVKSALPSGNVKKGTVSKAVVVRTKKEIRRKDGSYIRFDDNAAVLLNNQDEPRGTRIFGPVARELREKQFMKIVSLAPEVL, from the coding sequence ATGGTACAACAGGAATCAAGATTAAATGTAGCTGATAACAGCGGTGCTAAAGAAGTTTTAGTGATCCGTGTGTTAGGTGGTACCGGTAAAAGGTATGCATCAATCGGCGATAAGATAGTAGTTACCGTAAAAAGCGCTTTGCCATCAGGCAACGTTAAAAAAGGTACCGTTTCAAAAGCCGTTGTGGTTAGAACTAAAAAAGAGATCCGTCGTAAGGATGGTTCTTACATCCGTTTTGATGACAATGCTGCGGTTTTGTTAAACAACCAGGATGAGCCAAGAGGTACACGTATTTTTGGCCCGGTAGCAAGGGAGTTACGTGAAAAACAATTTATGAAAATTGTATCATTAGCACCGGAGGTATTGTAA
- the rpsN gene encoding 30S ribosomal protein S14 — protein MAKEGVKAREVKRAKLVAKYAEKRAALKEAGDYAALDALPKASSPVKLHNRCKLTGRPRGYMRQFGISRVTFRDMALAGKIPGIKKASW, from the coding sequence ATGGCTAAAGAAGGTGTAAAAGCACGCGAAGTTAAACGTGCTAAATTAGTAGCTAAATACGCTGAAAAAAGAGCGGCCCTTAAAGAAGCCGGCGATTACGCAGCTTTAGATGCATTACCAAAAGCATCATCACCGGTTAAATTGCACAACCGTTGCAAATTAACAGGCCGTCCTCGCGGATATATGCGTCAGTTTGGTATTTCACGTGTTACATTCCGTGATATGGCCCTGGCCGGTAAGATCCCCGGAATTAAAAAAGCAAGCTGGTAA
- the rpsC gene encoding 30S ribosomal protein S3: protein MGQKAHPIGNRLGIIRGWDSNWFGGNHYADKLVEDEKIRKYLSARISKGGVSKVVIERTLKRITVTIHTARPGIVIGKGGQEVDKIKEELKKLTKKEVQINIFEIKRPELDAQLVAEGIAKQLEARISFRRAMKTTIASTMRMGAEGIKVMTSGRLGGAEMARTEQYKEGRIPLHTFRADIDYALAEALTTYGKIGVKVWICKGEVYGKRDLSPNIGGASSASGKGGRPEGGAAGFGGRGGNERGGERGGERRGDRKPGGDRRGGPGAGGSRPGGQGNRPGGPGGANRPGGNRPGGPGKR, encoded by the coding sequence ATGGGACAGAAAGCACATCCAATAGGTAACAGATTAGGAATCATCAGAGGTTGGGATTCTAATTGGTTCGGTGGCAATCATTATGCCGACAAATTAGTTGAAGACGAAAAAATCCGTAAATATCTTTCAGCACGTATCTCAAAAGGTGGTGTATCAAAGGTAGTTATTGAGCGCACATTGAAACGTATCACTGTAACTATACACACCGCCCGTCCGGGTATTGTTATAGGTAAAGGTGGCCAGGAAGTTGACAAGATCAAAGAAGAGTTAAAGAAACTTACTAAAAAGGAAGTTCAGATCAACATCTTCGAGATCAAACGCCCCGAGCTTGATGCACAATTAGTTGCAGAAGGCATAGCAAAACAACTGGAAGCACGTATTTCATTCCGTCGCGCCATGAAAACCACAATTGCTTCAACCATGAGAATGGGTGCAGAAGGAATTAAGGTAATGACATCTGGTCGTTTAGGCGGCGCTGAAATGGCACGTACAGAACAATATAAAGAAGGAAGAATTCCTCTACATACTTTCCGCGCAGACATCGATTATGCATTAGCTGAAGCATTAACTACTTATGGAAAAATAGGTGTTAAGGTTTGGATTTGCAAAGGCGAGGTTTACGGCAAACGCGACTTATCACCAAACATTGGTGGCGCAAGCAGCGCCAGCGGTAAAGGCGGACGCCCTGAAGGCGGCGCGGCAGGCTTCGGCGGTCGTGGCGGCAATGAAAGAGGCGGAGAGCGCGGTGGCGAACGCAGAGGCGACAGGAAACCAGGCGGTGATCGCCGTGGCGGACCAGGCGCTGGCGGAAGCCGTCCGGGTGGCCAGGGAAATCGTCCGGGTGGTCCAGGCGGTGCAAATCGTCCAGGTGGAAATCGCCCGGGTGGTCCAGGAAAGAGATAA
- the rpsQ gene encoding 30S ribosomal protein S17, whose product MERNLRKTRTGMVVSSKMEKSIVVAVERKVKHPIYGKFVKKTTKFMAHDEANTCGVGDTVLIMETRPLSKNKNWRLVQILERAK is encoded by the coding sequence ATGGAAAGAAATTTAAGAAAAACACGTACCGGCATGGTAGTTAGCAGTAAGATGGAAAAATCTATTGTTGTAGCTGTGGAACGTAAAGTGAAACACCCGATCTACGGTAAGTTCGTTAAGAAAACTACCAAATTCATGGCTCATGATGAAGCTAATACTTGTGGTGTAGGCGATACCGTATTGATTATGGAAACCCGCCCGCTGAGCAAAAATAAAAACTGGAGATTAGTTCAAATTTTAGAAAGGGCTAAATAA
- the rplV gene encoding 50S ribosomal protein L22, with translation MEATTKIKKSVLIRQRKEQEKAQQGGSSVAKLQNCPTSPRKMRLVVDLIRGMNVEKAIYTLKFLNKEAAIRVEKLLLSAIKNWEAKNEGKRVEDSNLYVKEVSVGGGRQLKRLRPAPQGRGYRIRKRSNHVHLIVDSKNDNN, from the coding sequence ATGGAAGCAACAACAAAAATCAAAAAGTCTGTATTGATCAGACAACGCAAGGAGCAGGAAAAAGCTCAGCAAGGCGGCTCTTCTGTTGCCAAACTGCAAAACTGCCCTACATCACCACGTAAAATGCGTTTGGTGGTTGATCTGATCCGCGGTATGAACGTTGAGAAAGCGATATATACCCTAAAGTTCTTAAATAAGGAAGCAGCAATACGTGTTGAAAAGCTTTTGTTATCAGCCATCAAAAACTGGGAAGCAAAAAACGAAGGCAAGCGTGTTGAAGACAGTAACTTATATGTAAAAGAGGTTTCAGTAGGCGGTGGTCGTCAGCTAAAAAGGTTACGCCCTGCTCCGCAAGGAAGAGGATACCGTATCCGTAAACGCTCAAACCATGTACACCTGATCGTAGATAGTAAAAACGACAACAATTAA
- the rpsH gene encoding 30S ribosomal protein S8 encodes MNTDPIADYLTRVRNAIKANHRVVEIPASNLKKEITKVLFDKGYIANFKFEDNGPQGIIKVALKYHPITKISAIRSISRISKPGLRKYAGMDNMPRVLNGLGIAILSTSKGVMTDKEARTQNVGGEVLCYVY; translated from the coding sequence ATGAATACAGATCCAATCGCAGATTATCTTACAAGAGTAAGGAATGCTATTAAAGCCAACCACCGGGTTGTTGAAATTCCTGCATCAAATCTGAAAAAGGAAATCACTAAGGTGCTTTTCGACAAAGGTTACATTGCTAATTTTAAGTTTGAAGATAACGGACCCCAGGGCATCATCAAGGTGGCTTTGAAGTACCATCCGATAACTAAAATTTCTGCTATCCGCAGCATTTCACGCATCAGTAAACCAGGTTTGAGGAAATACGCAGGCATGGACAATATGCCAAGAGTATTAAATGGTTTAGGTATCGCCATCCTGTCGACTTCAAAAGGTGTAATGACCGATAAAGAAGCCCGTACACAGAATGTTGGCGGTGAGGTTTTATGCTACGTATATTAA
- the rplR gene encoding 50S ribosomal protein L18 gives MAARAKLSRRDRIKMGIRKRLSGSSARPRLSVYRSNKGIYAQIIDDVSGKTLVSASSLSKDFTAAEGTKIDQSVAVGKLVASKAIAAGIKDVVFDRNGYLYHGRVKSLAEGAREGGLNF, from the coding sequence ATGGCAGCTAGAGCAAAATTATCAAGAAGAGACAGAATTAAGATGGGGATAAGGAAGCGCCTTTCAGGTTCTTCAGCACGCCCGCGTTTATCAGTTTACCGTAGCAATAAAGGTATCTATGCGCAGATCATTGACGATGTAAGCGGCAAGACATTAGTGTCGGCCTCATCATTATCAAAAGATTTTACTGCAGCAGAAGGCACTAAGATTGATCAGTCAGTAGCCGTAGGCAAACTGGTTGCTTCAAAAGCTATTGCAGCAGGTATAAAAGATGTGGTTTTCGACAGGAACGGTTATTTGTACCATGGTCGTGTTAAATCACTGGCCGAAGGTGCACGTGAGGGTGGTTTAAACTTTTAA
- the rpsE gene encoding 30S ribosomal protein S5 — MSTINIKRVKTSEIELKDRLVSIQRVAKVTKGGRTFSFSAIVVVGDENGVVGYGLGKAKEVTEAIAKGIDDAKKNLVKVPIINSTIPHEQIGKFSGGFVFIKPAANGTGVIAGGAMRAVLESAGIHNVLAKSKGSSNPHNVVKATVSALSQLRDAYTVAQQRGVSLGKVFNG, encoded by the coding sequence ATGTCAACAATCAACATAAAAAGAGTAAAAACAAGCGAGATCGAATTAAAAGACCGCTTGGTAAGCATACAGCGTGTGGCCAAAGTAACCAAAGGCGGCCGTACTTTCAGCTTCAGTGCCATTGTGGTAGTGGGCGATGAGAATGGTGTTGTAGGTTACGGGTTAGGTAAAGCTAAAGAGGTTACTGAAGCGATTGCAAAAGGTATTGATGATGCAAAAAAGAACCTTGTAAAGGTTCCTATTATCAACAGCACTATACCTCACGAGCAAATTGGTAAGTTTTCAGGTGGTTTTGTTTTCATCAAACCAGCAGCAAACGGTACCGGTGTAATTGCAGGTGGTGCAATGCGTGCCGTATTAGAGTCAGCCGGTATCCACAACGTATTGGCAAAATCAAAAGGTTCATCAAACCCGCACAACGTGGTTAAGGCAACTGTATCAGCATTATCACAATTGCGTGATGCTTATACTGTAGCACAACAACGCGGCGTTAGTTTAGGTAAAGTATTTAACGGATAA
- the rplP gene encoding 50S ribosomal protein L16 gives MLQPKRTKFRKMQKGKMKGNASRGAELSFGSFGIKSLEPAWITSRQIEAARIAVTRFMKREGQVWIRIFPDKPVTKKPAEVRMGKGKGAPEYWVAVVRPGRIIFEAEGVPLDVAKEALRLAAQKLPVQTRFIVRRDYVEA, from the coding sequence ATGCTACAGCCAAAAAGAACGAAGTTCAGAAAGATGCAAAAAGGCAAAATGAAAGGTAACGCCAGTCGTGGCGCTGAGCTTTCATTCGGATCTTTCGGTATAAAATCACTCGAGCCGGCCTGGATAACCAGCCGCCAGATCGAAGCTGCACGTATTGCTGTAACACGTTTTATGAAACGTGAAGGCCAGGTGTGGATCAGGATATTTCCTGACAAGCCTGTAACCAAAAAACCAGCAGAGGTACGTATGGGTAAAGGTAAAGGTGCTCCGGAATATTGGGTAGCGGTAGTACGCCCCGGTAGGATCATTTTTGAAGCAGAAGGCGTACCTTTGGACGTTGCTAAAGAGGCATTGCGCCTGGCAGCACAAAAGTTACCTGTGCAAACAAGATTTATAGTACGTAGAGATTACGTAGAAGCATAA
- the rplO gene encoding 50S ribosomal protein L15 has translation MNLSNLKPAEGSTKNRKRIGRGTGSGRGGTSTRGHKGAGSRSGTSTKVGFEGGQMPLQRRVPKVGFKNPNRVEYVGVNLDVLQALTEKFTLSSVDFDTLKEHGLASRNDLVKILGRGELKAKLEVKAHAFTATAQKAIEAAGGTIVKL, from the coding sequence ATGAATTTAAGCAATCTTAAACCTGCAGAAGGTTCTACTAAAAATAGGAAAAGAATTGGCCGTGGTACTGGTTCAGGCCGTGGCGGAACATCAACCCGTGGCCATAAAGGTGCCGGATCTCGTTCGGGTACCAGCACTAAAGTTGGTTTTGAAGGTGGCCAGATGCCTTTACAGCGTCGTGTTCCTAAGGTTGGATTTAAAAATCCAAACCGCGTTGAGTACGTTGGCGTTAACCTTGACGTGTTACAAGCATTGACTGAGAAATTTACATTATCATCAGTTGATTTTGATACACTTAAAGAACATGGTTTGGCATCCCGTAATGACCTTGTTAAAATTTTAGGTCGTGGCGAACTGAAAGCCAAGTTAGAAGTTAAAGCACATGCATTTACTGCTACAGCGCAAAAAGCTATTGAAGCAGCAGGTGGTACAATAGTTAAGCTATAA
- the rpmC gene encoding 50S ribosomal protein L29, whose product MKNSEILELSTEELVARVSEERGTLTKLKFAHAVSAIENPTRITKVRKDIARLNTELTKRKAASASE is encoded by the coding sequence ATGAAGAACTCAGAAATTTTGGAGTTGTCAACTGAAGAATTGGTTGCCAGGGTCAGCGAGGAAAGAGGAACACTCACCAAACTGAAATTTGCACATGCGGTTTCTGCTATTGAAAACCCTACCCGTATTACAAAAGTACGTAAGGACATCGCCCGTTTAAATACTGAATTAACAAAGCGCAAAGCGGCGTCAGCTTCTGAATAA
- the rplE gene encoding 50S ribosomal protein L5 — MEYVPRLKTKYKDEIRTALKEKFQYKSVMQVPKLEKIAINQGVGGATTDKKLIESTITELTTITGQQAVSSKSKKDISNFKLRKNMPIGVRVTLRDNTMYEFLDRLIAVALPRIRDFKGINDKGFDGRGNYTLGVSEQIIFPEINIDKINKIQGMDITFVTSATNDVEALELLKQFGLPFKNQNSNG, encoded by the coding sequence ATGGAATACGTACCAAGATTAAAAACGAAGTATAAGGACGAAATTCGTACTGCACTGAAAGAAAAATTTCAGTATAAAAGCGTAATGCAGGTTCCTAAGCTTGAAAAAATTGCCATTAACCAGGGTGTTGGTGGTGCTACTACTGATAAAAAACTTATTGAAAGTACAATTACTGAATTGACCACTATTACCGGTCAGCAGGCTGTTTCTTCAAAATCCAAGAAAGATATTTCAAACTTTAAGTTACGTAAAAACATGCCTATCGGCGTACGTGTTACCTTACGTGATAATACAATGTATGAGTTTCTTGATCGCTTAATTGCAGTTGCTTTACCACGTATCCGTGATTTCAAAGGTATTAACGATAAAGGTTTTGACGGACGCGGAAACTATACTTTAGGTGTATCAGAGCAAATTATATTCCCTGAAATCAATATTGATAAAATCAATAAAATACAGGGTATGGATATTACCTTTGTAACCTCGGCAACAAATGATGTTGAAGCATTGGAGTTGTTGAAACAATTTGGATTACCATTTAAAAATCAAAATAGCAATGGCTAA
- the rpsS gene encoding 30S ribosomal protein S19: MARSIKKGPYIDHNLDKKVMVLNDSNKKSVVKTWSRRSMISPDFVGHTFAVHNGNKFIPVYVTENMVGHKLGEFAPTRTFRGHAEKKK; the protein is encoded by the coding sequence ATGGCTCGTTCAATTAAAAAAGGACCTTACATCGATCATAACTTAGACAAGAAAGTTATGGTACTGAATGATTCAAACAAAAAATCAGTTGTAAAAACATGGTCAAGGCGCTCCATGATCTCTCCTGATTTCGTTGGTCATACATTCGCAGTACACAACGGTAATAAATTTATCCCTGTGTATGTAACAGAGAACATGGTTGGACACAAGCTGGGAGAGTTTGCACCAACCCGTACATTCCGTGGTCACGCAGAAAAGAAAAAATAA
- the rplF gene encoding 50S ribosomal protein L6, which produces MSRVGKSPIALPQGVTISVSADNVVTVKGPKGELHQAVDSDITVEQEEGNLVVKRPSDQKRHKALHGLYRALINNMVVGVTTGYKIQQELVGVGYRATNTGNTLDLVLGYSHHYVFELPKEITVSTTAEKGKNPTIILESIDKQLIGQVAAKIRSLRAPEPYKGKGIKFVGEVLRRKAGKSASKK; this is translated from the coding sequence ATGTCAAGAGTAGGAAAATCACCTATAGCACTACCACAGGGAGTAACTATTAGCGTATCAGCAGATAATGTTGTTACTGTCAAAGGCCCTAAAGGTGAGTTGCATCAGGCTGTTGACAGTGATATCACTGTTGAACAGGAAGAAGGAAATCTGGTTGTAAAACGCCCTTCTGATCAAAAACGCCATAAAGCATTACACGGTTTGTATCGTGCATTGATCAACAACATGGTTGTAGGCGTAACCACCGGTTACAAAATCCAGCAGGAATTAGTAGGTGTGGGTTATCGTGCAACCAATACAGGTAACACTTTAGACTTAGTTTTGGGATATTCTCACCACTATGTTTTTGAATTACCAAAAGAAATTACAGTTTCAACAACTGCTGAGAAGGGTAAAAACCCTACCATCATTTTAGAGTCAATTGATAAACAACTTATTGGCCAGGTAGCGGCAAAAATACGCTCGTTACGTGCTCCAGAGCCTTACAAAGGTAAAGGTATCAAGTTTGTTGGCGAAGTATTGAGAAGAAAAGCAGGTAAATCAGCATCTAAAAAATAA